From one Streptomyces sp. SCSIO 30461 genomic stretch:
- a CDS encoding MFS transporter: MAAGVSGYAEILKVPHAARLLAGTLVGRLPNATAHVAIVLFIRAEGGSYALAGALAAVYGLATAVGQPLLGRLVDLHGQPRVQLPSAVVSALGMLLLAAVGLGSLPLAYAAVTVAGVFTPPLEGGLRALWPGVLGHREERVHQAYAMDAIAQEIMFTVGPLLVTLLVSLFSPAAGLLVINALGLVGTISVIVSAPSRNWRSAPREAHWLGALRSAGLLALLGSFFFVGLALGSITVAGLSYADDHGGDTVYGWLMAALGLGALLGGLAYGARQWAGAPERRLRIIVALLALGYLPLMLTPGVLPMTALGAVAGVFLAPAIACAFIVVDRHAPRGTVTEAFSWLVTTFGVGTAVGTAAAGPAVELGGTVAGFAVAGVGGIAALLVLLATGRVLAVPGRSEHIASGDEIDRSRAVEPGFSTGHQA; the protein is encoded by the coding sequence ATGGCCGCGGGAGTGTCCGGGTACGCAGAGATCCTCAAGGTGCCGCATGCGGCACGCCTCCTCGCGGGCACCCTGGTGGGCCGCCTGCCGAACGCCACCGCGCATGTGGCGATCGTGCTGTTCATCCGCGCCGAGGGCGGCAGCTACGCCCTCGCGGGGGCTCTCGCCGCCGTCTACGGCCTCGCCACCGCCGTGGGACAGCCGCTCCTCGGGCGGCTGGTGGATCTGCACGGTCAGCCCCGTGTCCAGCTGCCCTCCGCCGTCGTCTCGGCGCTGGGCATGCTGCTCCTCGCCGCAGTCGGCCTCGGCTCGCTGCCGCTGGCGTACGCGGCGGTGACCGTCGCCGGAGTGTTCACGCCGCCACTCGAAGGGGGGCTGAGGGCGCTGTGGCCGGGCGTCCTGGGCCATCGCGAGGAGCGGGTGCACCAGGCCTACGCGATGGACGCGATAGCCCAGGAAATCATGTTCACCGTCGGTCCGTTGCTGGTGACCCTGCTGGTGTCGCTGTTCTCCCCGGCCGCCGGGCTTCTCGTCATCAACGCCCTGGGGCTCGTGGGCACGATCTCGGTCATCGTGTCCGCACCGTCCAGGAACTGGCGCTCCGCGCCCCGTGAGGCCCACTGGCTGGGGGCACTGCGCTCGGCCGGTCTGCTGGCGCTGCTCGGCTCGTTCTTCTTCGTCGGCCTGGCCCTGGGCTCCATCACGGTCGCCGGTCTCTCGTACGCCGACGACCACGGTGGCGACACCGTGTACGGCTGGCTGATGGCCGCCCTCGGCCTCGGAGCGCTGCTCGGCGGGCTCGCGTACGGGGCCCGCCAGTGGGCCGGTGCCCCCGAGCGGCGGCTGCGGATCATCGTGGCCCTGCTCGCGCTCGGGTATCTGCCGCTGATGCTCACCCCCGGTGTGCTGCCCATGACCGCCCTCGGCGCGGTCGCCGGGGTGTTCCTGGCCCCCGCGATCGCCTGCGCCTTCATCGTCGTCGACCGGCACGCTCCCCGGGGCACCGTCACCGAGGCGTTCTCCTGGCTGGTGACCACGTTCGGCGTCGGTACCGCGGTGGGCACCGCGGCCGCGGGTCCCGCCGTGGAACTGGGCGGGACGGTGGCGGGCTTCGCGGTGGCGGGGGTCGGCGGAATCGCCGCGCTGCTCGTTCTGCTGGCAACCGGACGGGTCCTCGCAGTTCCCGGCCGGAGCGAGCACATCGCGTCAGGGGATGAAATTGATCGGAGCCGTGCTGTCGAACCCGGTTTCAGCACAGGGCATCAGGCGTAA
- a CDS encoding LacI family DNA-binding transcriptional regulator produces MSPGHESTRGTRHEAEASVQRPTSRDVARAAGVSQATVSLVMGDKWRGRVSERTAASVRQAAQVLGYRPNLAARSLRLGRTRTALLVVPALTNEFFARVYAGAADVAAEHDFGVVLYPSPEGIGPAKDPFASARAALDGVIASSMAAGALKAIRGTDLPLVMLDSDPADQGAAAQVNLDIADGMRQVTGHLAALGHRRFVHLASAVPSWTFEVRSRALETAVRKVPGASLRKVPSPLDVDGARAAAEHALTGPDRTRPTALVCDDDIVAAGACKAARRLDLRVPDDVSVVGFDDMTLATALEPELTTVRLPAERVGAAGMSALLSVLAGRAPGTGGLPVTLIPRASTGPAPR; encoded by the coding sequence ATGAGCCCAGGCCACGAGTCCACCCGTGGCACACGGCACGAGGCGGAGGCGAGTGTGCAGCGGCCGACCAGCAGGGACGTGGCACGGGCGGCGGGGGTCTCGCAGGCCACGGTGTCGCTCGTCATGGGTGACAAATGGCGGGGGCGGGTGTCCGAGCGCACCGCCGCCTCGGTGCGGCAGGCCGCGCAGGTGCTGGGCTACCGCCCGAACCTGGCGGCCCGCAGCCTGCGTCTGGGTCGCACCCGGACCGCGCTGCTGGTGGTGCCGGCGCTGACCAACGAGTTCTTCGCCCGGGTGTACGCGGGCGCGGCCGATGTCGCGGCGGAGCACGACTTCGGCGTGGTGCTCTACCCCTCACCCGAAGGCATCGGCCCCGCGAAGGACCCCTTCGCATCGGCACGGGCCGCGCTGGACGGGGTGATCGCGTCATCGATGGCGGCGGGGGCGCTGAAGGCGATCCGCGGCACCGATCTGCCGCTCGTCATGCTGGACAGCGATCCGGCCGATCAGGGCGCCGCGGCGCAAGTGAACCTCGATATCGCGGATGGCATGCGGCAGGTGACGGGACATCTGGCCGCCCTGGGCCACCGGCGGTTCGTCCATCTGGCATCGGCGGTCCCGTCCTGGACCTTCGAAGTACGCTCCCGCGCACTGGAAACGGCGGTTCGCAAGGTCCCCGGGGCATCGCTGCGCAAGGTCCCGTCCCCTCTGGACGTGGACGGCGCCCGCGCCGCGGCCGAGCATGCCCTGACCGGACCGGACCGGACCCGCCCCACGGCCCTCGTCTGCGACGACGACATCGTCGCCGCGGGTGCGTGCAAGGCGGCCCGGCGGCTCGATCTGCGGGTGCCGGATGATGTCTCGGTGGTCGGCTTCGACGACATGACGCTGGCGACGGCGCTGGAGCCGGAGCTCACGACCGTCCGCCTCCCCGCGGAGCGGGTGGGCGCCGCGGGCATGTCCGCGCTCCTGTCCGTCCTCGCGGGTCGTGCCCCCGGCACGGGGGGCCTCCCGGTCACCCTGATCCCCCGGGCCTCCACGGGACCCGCCCCCCGCTGA
- a CDS encoding RNHCP domain-containing protein: protein MSNHTSTDINTLGLSTFACAWCRLSVSVYAADGAPRNHCPSCLHSRHVLDHIEGGPSDCEGRMSPIAIAVLRTGDWMVIHRCVRCDELTSNPVCADDNQLILVRMAVRPLAQPPFPLEAFGTL, encoded by the coding sequence GTGTCCAACCACACCTCCACCGACATCAACACTCTCGGCCTCAGCACCTTCGCCTGCGCGTGGTGCAGGCTGTCCGTGTCCGTGTACGCCGCCGACGGCGCGCCGCGCAACCACTGCCCGTCCTGCCTGCACTCCCGGCACGTCCTCGACCACATCGAGGGCGGTCCGAGCGACTGCGAGGGCCGGATGTCCCCGATCGCCATCGCCGTACTCCGCACTGGTGACTGGATGGTGATCCACCGCTGCGTGCGCTGCGACGAGCTCACCTCGAACCCGGTGTGTGCGGACGACAACCAGCTCATCCTGGTGCGCATGGCGGTTCGCCCGCTGGCTCAACCGCCTTTCCCGCTCGAAGCGTTCGGAACCCTCTGA
- a CDS encoding RNHCP domain-containing protein, which produces MARNNHSGRGRRRAQRHKDVLRTQGGHRANDFRCTSCRLDVSLEAPGTAHRNHCPNCLASLHVDRRIPGDRDADCRGRMEALGLFVRPDGEWMIIHQCVSCGELSANRIAGDDNPLALVRLALRPLADPRHAGRALLTL; this is translated from the coding sequence ATGGCACGCAACAACCACAGCGGTCGCGGGCGGCGCCGTGCACAGCGGCACAAGGACGTCCTACGCACTCAGGGCGGGCACCGGGCGAACGACTTCCGGTGCACGTCCTGCCGGCTCGACGTGTCCCTGGAGGCACCGGGCACCGCGCACCGCAACCACTGCCCCAACTGCCTGGCCAGCCTGCATGTCGACCGGAGGATCCCCGGCGACCGCGACGCGGACTGCCGCGGCCGGATGGAGGCGCTGGGCCTGTTCGTCCGCCCGGACGGAGAGTGGATGATCATCCACCAGTGCGTCTCCTGCGGCGAGCTCAGCGCCAACCGGATCGCCGGTGACGACAACCCGCTCGCCCTGGTCCGCCTCGCCCTCAGACCTCTCGCCGACCCCCGGCACGCCGGCCGCGCCCTGCTCACCCTGTGA
- the prcA gene encoding proteasome subunit alpha has translation MSTPFYVSPQQAMADRAEYARKGIARGRSLVVLQYTDGIVFVGENPSRALHKFSEIYDRIGFAAAGKYNEYENLRIGGVRYADLRGYTYDRDDVTARGLANVYAQTLGTIFSSAGEKPYEVELVVAEVGTSPEGDQIYRLPHDGSIVDEHGSVAVGGNAEQISSFLDQRHRDGMSLAEALKLAVQALSRDTNGTEREIPAERLEVAILDRTRPQKRKFKRIVGRQLSRLLEADDAASTPTEIPSDAEDSDREA, from the coding sequence GTGTCGACGCCGTTCTATGTCTCACCCCAGCAGGCCATGGCCGACCGGGCGGAATACGCGCGCAAGGGCATCGCACGCGGCCGGAGCCTGGTGGTCCTCCAGTACACCGACGGCATCGTCTTCGTCGGTGAGAACCCGTCCCGTGCCCTGCACAAGTTCAGCGAGATCTACGACCGGATCGGCTTCGCCGCCGCCGGCAAGTACAACGAGTACGAGAATCTGCGGATCGGCGGTGTGCGCTACGCGGATCTGCGCGGGTACACCTACGACCGCGACGATGTGACGGCCCGTGGGCTCGCCAACGTGTACGCGCAGACACTCGGCACGATCTTCTCCAGCGCGGGCGAGAAGCCGTACGAGGTGGAGCTGGTCGTCGCCGAGGTCGGCACCTCGCCGGAAGGCGACCAGATCTACCGACTCCCGCACGACGGCTCGATCGTGGACGAGCACGGCTCGGTCGCGGTCGGCGGCAACGCGGAGCAGATCAGCAGCTTCCTGGACCAGCGGCACCGCGACGGGATGTCTCTCGCGGAGGCGCTGAAGCTGGCGGTCCAGGCGCTGTCCCGGGACACCAACGGCACGGAGCGGGAGATCCCCGCCGAGCGGCTGGAGGTGGCGATCCTGGATCGTACGCGCCCGCAGAAGCGGAAGTTCAAGCGGATCGTGGGCCGGCAGCTGTCCCGCCTCCTCGAAGCCGACGATGCGGCCTCGACGCCCACGGAGATTCCGTCCGACGCGGAGGACTCCGACAGGGAGGCGTGA
- the prcB gene encoding proteasome subunit beta, whose amino-acid sequence MEANPRTIGRLPAAFLTPGSSSFMDFLGDHSPELLPGRRVLPPVQGVVEAPHGTTIVAASFPGGVVLAGDRRATMGNMIAQRDIEKVFPADEYSAVGIAGTAGLAVEMVKLFQLELEHFEKVEGAQLSLEGKANRLSTMIRSNLGMAMQGLAVVPLFAGWDIDREKGRIFSYDVTGGRSEEHGYAATGSGSIFARGAMKKLYREDLTEEQAVTLVVQALYDAADDDSATGGPDVARRIYPIVTVINDEGFRRLSDDETGEIARAILEHRLQQPDGPRASLL is encoded by the coding sequence GTGGAAGCCAACCCTCGTACCATCGGGCGTCTGCCGGCAGCCTTCCTGACGCCGGGCTCCTCCTCGTTCATGGACTTCCTCGGCGATCACTCACCGGAGCTGCTTCCTGGCAGGCGGGTCCTGCCTCCGGTGCAGGGCGTGGTGGAGGCGCCGCACGGCACGACGATCGTCGCCGCGTCCTTCCCCGGTGGAGTGGTGCTCGCCGGCGACCGGCGGGCGACCATGGGCAACATGATCGCCCAGCGGGACATCGAGAAGGTCTTCCCCGCTGACGAGTACTCGGCGGTGGGCATCGCGGGCACCGCGGGACTCGCGGTCGAGATGGTGAAGCTCTTCCAGTTGGAGCTGGAGCATTTCGAGAAGGTCGAGGGCGCACAGCTCTCGCTCGAAGGCAAGGCGAACCGACTCTCCACGATGATCCGCAGCAATCTGGGCATGGCCATGCAGGGCCTCGCCGTGGTGCCGCTGTTCGCCGGCTGGGACATCGACCGCGAGAAGGGCCGCATCTTCTCGTACGACGTCACCGGCGGCCGTTCGGAGGAGCACGGCTACGCGGCCACCGGCTCGGGCTCGATCTTCGCGCGCGGTGCCATGAAGAAGCTCTACCGCGAGGACCTGACCGAGGAGCAGGCCGTCACCCTGGTCGTCCAAGCCCTTTACGACGCGGCGGACGACGACTCGGCGACCGGCGGACCGGACGTGGCCCGCCGTATCTACCCCATCGTCACGGTCATCAACGACGAGGGCTTCCGCAGGCTCAGTGACGACGAGACCGGCGAGATCGCCCGGGCCATTCTGGAGCACCGCCTCCAGCAGCCCGACGGCCCGCGCGCCTCGCTGCTCTGA
- a CDS encoding ubiquitin-like protein Pup — protein sequence MATKDTGGGQQRATRSTEEVEEQAQDAQASEDLKERQEKLSDDVDSVLDEIDDVLEENAEDFVRSFVQKGGE from the coding sequence ATGGCAACCAAGGACACCGGCGGCGGTCAGCAGCGGGCCACACGCTCCACCGAGGAGGTCGAGGAGCAGGCGCAGGACGCGCAGGCCTCCGAAGACCTCAAGGAGCGCCAGGAAAAGCTGTCCGACGATGTCGACTCCGTGCTGGACGAGATCGACGACGTACTCGAAGAGAATGCCGAGGACTTCGTGCGCTCCTTCGTGCAAAAGGGCGGAGAGTAG
- the dop gene encoding depupylase/deamidase Dop, whose translation MTVRRVMGIETEYGISVPGHPNANAMLTSSQIVNAYAAAMHRARRARWDFEEENPLRDARGFDLAREAADSSQLTDEDIGLANVILTNGARLYVDHAHPEYSAPEVTNPRDAVLWDKAGERIMAEAAERAAQLPGAQPIHLYKNNTDNKGASYGTHENYLMKRETPFSDIVRHLTPFFVSRQVVTGAGRVGIGQDGHEHGFQISQRADYFEVEVGLETTLKRPIINTRDEPHADAEKYRRLHVIIGDANLSEISTYLKLGTTALVLSMIEDGFINVDLAVDQPVRTLHQVSHDPTLTRVITLRSGRTLTGVQLQMEYFELARKYVEERFGADADDQTKDVLSRWEDTLNRLENDPMSLSGELDWITKREILEGYRRRDGVDWDAARLHLVDLQYADVRPEKGLYNRLVARGRMKRLLDEAEVERAESKPPEDTRAYFRGRCLEQYADDVAAASWDSVIFDLPGRDSLQRVPTLEPLRGTRNHVKELLDRCRTAEDLVRVLSGG comes from the coding sequence ATGACCGTACGGCGAGTAATGGGCATCGAGACGGAGTACGGGATCTCCGTCCCCGGCCACCCGAACGCCAATGCCATGCTCACCTCGTCCCAGATCGTCAACGCCTATGCGGCCGCGATGCACCGGGCACGGCGTGCCCGCTGGGACTTCGAGGAGGAGAATCCGCTGCGGGACGCCCGCGGCTTCGACCTCGCCCGGGAGGCCGCCGATTCCAGCCAGCTCACCGACGAGGACATCGGCCTGGCCAACGTCATCCTCACCAACGGCGCCAGGCTCTACGTCGACCACGCCCACCCCGAGTACAGCGCCCCCGAGGTGACCAACCCGCGCGACGCCGTCCTTTGGGACAAGGCGGGGGAGCGGATCATGGCGGAGGCCGCGGAGCGGGCCGCCCAGCTCCCCGGTGCGCAGCCGATCCACCTGTACAAGAACAACACCGACAACAAGGGCGCGTCCTACGGCACGCACGAGAACTACCTGATGAAGCGGGAGACCCCGTTCTCGGACATCGTGCGGCACCTCACCCCGTTCTTCGTCTCCCGGCAGGTGGTCACGGGGGCAGGCCGGGTGGGGATCGGTCAGGACGGCCACGAGCACGGCTTCCAGATCAGCCAGCGGGCGGACTACTTCGAGGTCGAGGTCGGCCTGGAGACCACGCTCAAGCGGCCCATCATCAACACCAGGGACGAGCCGCACGCCGACGCAGAGAAGTACCGCCGGCTGCATGTGATCATCGGCGACGCCAATCTCTCCGAGATCTCGACCTACCTCAAGCTCGGCACGACCGCGCTGGTGCTGTCCATGATCGAGGACGGCTTCATCAACGTGGACCTGGCCGTCGACCAGCCGGTGCGCACCCTGCACCAGGTCTCCCACGACCCCACGCTCACGCGTGTGATCACTCTGCGCAGCGGCCGGACACTCACCGGTGTCCAGTTGCAGATGGAGTACTTCGAGCTCGCCAGGAAGTACGTCGAAGAGCGCTTCGGAGCGGATGCGGACGATCAGACCAAGGACGTGCTGTCCCGCTGGGAGGACACCCTCAACCGGCTGGAGAACGATCCCATGAGCCTGTCAGGAGAGCTGGACTGGATCACCAAGCGGGAGATCCTCGAGGGCTACCGGCGCCGCGACGGGGTGGACTGGGATGCCGCGCGGCTGCACCTGGTGGACCTCCAGTACGCCGATGTACGGCCCGAGAAAGGCCTGTACAACCGCCTGGTGGCTCGCGGAAGGATGAAGCGGCTCCTGGACGAGGCGGAAGTCGAGCGGGCCGAGAGCAAGCCTCCTGAGGACACCAGGGCGTACTTCCGCGGTCGCTGCCTGGAGCAGTACGCCGACGACGTGGCCGCGGCCTCCTGGGACTCCGTGATCTTCGATCTGCCCGGCCGTGACTCTCTGCAACGGGTTCCCACTCTGGAGCCCCTGAGAGGCACCCGCAACCACGTGAAAGAGCTGCTTGACCGGTGCCGCACCGCCGAGGACCTGGTCCGGGTGCTGTCCGGGGGCTGA
- the arc gene encoding proteasome ATPase, which yields MAAHDDDNNRGFRPGRGSDDPAGQIAYLEQEIAVLRRKLADSPRHTRILEERIVELQTNLAGVSAQNERLANTLREARDQIVALKEEVDRLAQPPAGFGVFLQANEDGTADIFTGGRKLRVNVSPSVEPDELRRGQEVMLNEALNVVEAMEFERTGDIVTLKEILEDGERALVIGHTDEERVVRLAEPLLDATIRPGDALLLEPRSGYVYEVVPKSEVEELVLEEVPDVDYDKIGGLGNQIEMIRDAVELPYLYPDLFREHELRPPKGILLYGPPGCGKTLIAKAVANSLAKKVAEVTGQPAGKSYFLNIKGPELLNKYVGETERHIRLVFQRAREKASEGTPVIVFFDEMESLFRTRGSGVSSDVENTIVPQLLAEIDGVEGLENVIVIGASNREDMIDPAILRPGRLDVKIKIERPDAEAAKDIFAKYLRSTLPLHADDVSEHTGSKEAAVQGMIQSVVEQMYAESEENRFLEVTYANGDKEVLYFKDFNSGAMIQNIVDRAKKMAIKQFLDHNQKGLRVAHLLQACVDEFKENEDLPNTTNPDDWARISGKKGERIVFIRTLVTGKQGADTGRSIDTVANTGQYL from the coding sequence GTGGCAGCCCACGACGACGACAACAACCGCGGCTTCCGGCCGGGACGGGGGTCTGATGACCCTGCCGGCCAGATTGCCTATCTCGAGCAGGAGATCGCCGTCCTGCGCCGCAAGCTCGCCGACTCTCCGCGTCACACGAGGATTCTCGAAGAGCGGATCGTCGAGCTGCAGACAAACCTGGCCGGCGTTTCCGCTCAGAACGAACGGCTGGCGAACACGCTCCGTGAGGCCCGCGATCAGATCGTGGCCCTCAAGGAGGAGGTCGACCGGCTTGCGCAGCCACCGGCGGGCTTCGGTGTGTTCCTTCAGGCCAACGAGGACGGCACCGCCGACATCTTCACCGGGGGCCGCAAACTCCGGGTGAACGTCAGCCCCAGCGTCGAGCCCGACGAGCTCAGGCGCGGCCAGGAAGTCATGCTCAACGAGGCGCTCAACGTGGTCGAGGCCATGGAATTCGAGCGCACCGGGGACATCGTCACCCTCAAGGAGATCCTCGAGGACGGCGAGCGTGCCCTGGTGATCGGGCACACCGACGAGGAACGGGTGGTGCGGCTCGCCGAGCCGCTGCTGGACGCCACCATCCGCCCCGGTGACGCCCTGCTGCTCGAACCCAGGTCCGGCTACGTCTACGAGGTCGTGCCCAAGAGCGAGGTCGAGGAGCTCGTCCTCGAAGAGGTCCCTGACGTCGACTATGACAAGATCGGCGGTCTGGGCAACCAGATCGAGATGATCCGCGACGCGGTCGAGCTGCCGTACCTCTACCCGGACCTCTTCCGGGAGCACGAACTGCGCCCGCCGAAGGGCATCCTGCTCTACGGCCCGCCCGGCTGCGGGAAGACGCTCATCGCCAAGGCGGTCGCCAACTCCCTTGCCAAGAAGGTCGCCGAGGTGACCGGGCAGCCCGCGGGGAAGAGCTACTTCCTCAACATCAAGGGCCCCGAGCTCCTCAACAAGTACGTCGGTGAGACCGAGCGGCACATCCGCCTGGTCTTCCAGCGCGCACGCGAGAAGGCCAGCGAGGGCACCCCGGTCATCGTCTTCTTCGACGAGATGGAGTCGCTCTTCCGCACCCGCGGTTCCGGTGTCAGCTCCGACGTGGAGAACACCATCGTCCCGCAGCTGCTCGCCGAGATCGACGGTGTGGAGGGCCTCGAGAACGTCATCGTGATCGGCGCGTCCAACCGCGAGGACATGATCGACCCGGCGATCCTGCGGCCGGGCCGGCTGGACGTCAAGATCAAGATCGAGCGTCCGGATGCCGAGGCGGCGAAGGACATCTTCGCGAAGTACCTCAGGTCGACGCTGCCGCTCCACGCGGACGACGTCTCGGAGCACACCGGCTCCAAGGAGGCGGCGGTCCAGGGCATGATCCAGTCCGTTGTGGAGCAGATGTACGCGGAATCCGAGGAGAACCGCTTCCTGGAAGTCACGTACGCCAACGGCGACAAGGAAGTCCTGTACTTCAAGGACTTCAATTCCGGCGCCATGATCCAGAACATCGTGGACCGGGCCAAGAAGATGGCGATCAAGCAGTTCCTCGACCACAACCAGAAGGGTCTGCGGGTCGCCCACCTCCTCCAGGCGTGCGTGGACGAGTTCAAGGAGAACGAGGACCTGCCCAACACCACCAACCCGGACGACTGGGCCCGGATCTCCGGAAAGAAGGGCGAGCGGATCGTGTTCATCCGCACCCTCGTCACCGGAAAGCAGGGCGCGGACACCGGTCGCTCCATCGACACGGTGGCCAACACCGGTCAGTACCTGTAA
- a CDS encoding ferredoxin — MNEALEVWIDQDLCTGDGICVQYAPEVFELDIDGLAYVKSGDDELLQDPGATTPVPLPLLTDVIDSAKECPGDCIHVRRVADRVEVYGPDAE; from the coding sequence ATGAACGAGGCTCTCGAAGTCTGGATCGATCAGGACCTCTGCACCGGCGACGGCATCTGCGTGCAGTACGCCCCCGAGGTCTTCGAGCTGGACATCGACGGACTCGCCTATGTGAAGAGTGGGGACGACGAGCTGCTGCAGGACCCGGGTGCCACAACGCCGGTGCCACTGCCCCTGCTGACCGATGTCATCGACTCCGCCAAGGAGTGCCCGGGCGACTGCATCCATGTGCGCCGGGTCGCCGACCGGGTCGAGGTGTACGGCCCCGACGCCGAGTAG
- a CDS encoding tRNA (adenine-N1)-methyltransferase yields the protein MSEPTGAARRRGPFKVGDQVQLTDPKGRHYTFTLEAGKNFHTHKGSFPHDELIGAPEGSVVRTTGNVAYLALRPLLPDYVLSMPRGAAVVYPKDAGQILAFADIFPGARVVEAGVGSGSLSSFLLRAIGDEGMLHSYERREDFAEIAKANVERYFGGPHPAWTLTVGDLQDNLSDADVDRVVLDMLAPWECLEAVSKALVPGGILCCYVATTTQLARTVESIREIGCYAEPQPWESMIRNWHVEGLAVRPDHRMIGHTGFLVTARRLADGVEPPMRRRRPAKGAYGEDYEGPNKG from the coding sequence ATGTCCGAACCGACCGGTGCCGCCCGCCGTCGCGGGCCCTTCAAGGTCGGGGACCAGGTCCAGCTCACCGACCCCAAGGGACGCCACTACACGTTCACGCTCGAAGCCGGGAAGAACTTCCACACCCACAAGGGTTCCTTCCCGCATGACGAGCTGATCGGCGCCCCCGAGGGCAGTGTCGTCCGTACCACGGGAAACGTCGCCTACCTGGCGTTGCGCCCCCTGCTCCCCGACTATGTCCTGTCCATGCCCCGCGGCGCCGCCGTGGTCTACCCCAAGGACGCGGGGCAGATCCTGGCGTTCGCCGACATCTTCCCCGGCGCACGCGTCGTCGAGGCGGGTGTGGGCTCGGGCTCGCTGAGCAGCTTCCTGCTGCGGGCCATCGGCGACGAGGGCATGCTGCACTCGTACGAGCGCCGGGAGGACTTCGCCGAGATCGCCAAGGCGAACGTGGAGCGCTACTTCGGTGGCCCCCACCCCGCCTGGACGCTCACGGTCGGCGACCTTCAGGACAACCTCTCGGACGCGGACGTCGACCGCGTCGTCCTGGACATGCTGGCCCCCTGGGAGTGCCTGGAGGCCGTCTCCAAGGCGCTCGTCCCGGGCGGCATCCTGTGCTGCTACGTGGCCACCACCACCCAGCTCGCCAGGACCGTGGAGTCCATCCGCGAGATCGGCTGCTACGCCGAGCCGCAGCCGTGGGAGTCCATGATCCGCAACTGGCACGTCGAGGGCCTCGCGGTGCGCCCGGACCACCGGATGATCGGCCACACCGGCTTCCTGGTGACCGCCCGCCGGCTCGCTGACGGGGTGGAGCCCCCGATGCGCCGCCGGCGCCCCGCGAAGGGCGCGTACGGCGAGGACTACGAAGGCCCCAACAAGGGCTGA